A region of the Candidatus Neomarinimicrobiota bacterium genome:
AATTCTACAAGCCCCTTTTTCCGTTCCTTAGCGTCGGTATATGCTCCTGCCTCATGTCCGAAGAGTTCCGCCTCCAACAGTGTTTCCTGAAAAGCGGAGCAGTTTACTTCTATAAAGGGATTTTTAGAGCGATCACTGTTGTTATGGATAGCCCGCGCTACAAGTTCCTTTCCGGTTCCCGTTTCTCCCCGTATGAGGACGGTCGTTTTAGGGGAGTCCGCAACCTGACGGACAAATCTGAAAACGTTTTTTATCGCCTCGCTGGTACCGATAATCTCTCCAAAGCCAAGTCTTGTCTGTTCCTCTTTATGCAGATAAGCCAGATGTTCATCCATTTTTCCGGCGGATTCCGCCTTATGCACAATGATAGAAATTTCTTCCATGTCAAACGGTTTTTTTATATAGTCACGAGCTCCGAGTTTTATAGCTTTGACGGCTGAGGAAATATCGGCATGACCTGTAATAATCACTACCTGTATGGATTGTGACTCGTTTTTGACTTTTTCAAGTAGATTAAGCCCGTCGATACCGGGCAACCGGAGATCGATCAGCATTAGGTCGGGAACTTCGTTGCTTATCCGGGAAAGAGCATCCTCACCGCTCGAGAAGGTTTCAACCTCATGTCCTTCCATTTGAAGGAATTCCTGAAGATTCGCACGTATGACGCTATCGTCGTCGACTACAAATATCGAAGCCATTTTTTATTATCCGGTTTTTATTCTGTTTGGTTGATAAGTATAATTGTTATGTGGTTCAAATGCAACAGCAAGATATCGGTTTATTGG
Encoded here:
- a CDS encoding sigma-54-dependent Fis family transcriptional regulator, whose product is MASIFVVDDDSVIRANLQEFLQMEGHEVETFSSGEDALSRISNEVPDLMLIDLRLPGIDGLNLLEKVKNESQSIQVVIITGHADISSAVKAIKLGARDYIKKPFDMEEISIIVHKAESAGKMDEHLAYLHKEEQTRLGFGEIIGTSEAIKNVFRFVRQVADSPKTTVLIRGETGTGKELVARAIHNNSDRSKNPFIEVNCSAFQETLLEAELFGHEAGAYTDAKERKKGLVELSHEGSFFLDEIGDMNLGLQSKVLKVIEEQVFRRVGGTKQISVDTRIISATSRDLEKLVSEDRFRQDLYYRLNVAMVELPPLRDRDEDIILLAEHFVGVYNAEFKRNIRGLLPEVKSLMMRYSWPGNVRELKNVIERAVLFEKGEYISTESIRIIYAAVNPEAAKTVTQLTAQQTEISEEGISLDEIEKSFIQKALESAKGNQTRAAQMLGISREKIKYRMKKHNLK